In one Flammeovirga yaeyamensis genomic region, the following are encoded:
- a CDS encoding LutC/YkgG family protein → MSSREKILGAIENINLDSKPMPVIPIYDGLGKDKHAFFIEMLHSLGVQVIVSDDISQLHQIADEFRTNGPVYSAIDAIPSDLTEGVKKSSLECAIIQGDLGVAENGAIWVEGDQLQHRSLTAIATNLVIVMPFKKVVWNMHEAYTYVRPQENGYGVFISGPSKTADIEQSLVKGAHGAKSLTVFIQK, encoded by the coding sequence ATGAGCAGTAGAGAAAAGATATTAGGAGCAATTGAAAACATCAACTTGGACTCTAAACCTATGCCAGTCATTCCAATTTACGACGGCCTAGGAAAAGACAAACATGCTTTTTTTATTGAGATGTTACACTCGTTAGGTGTACAGGTAATTGTGAGCGATGATATTTCACAATTGCATCAAATTGCCGATGAGTTTAGAACAAATGGACCAGTTTATTCCGCAATCGATGCTATTCCATCTGACTTAACAGAGGGAGTCAAAAAATCATCACTCGAATGTGCCATTATCCAAGGAGATTTGGGGGTGGCAGAAAATGGAGCGATTTGGGTAGAAGGCGATCAATTGCAGCATCGTTCGCTTACCGCAATCGCCACAAATTTAGTGATCGTCATGCCATTCAAAAAAGTAGTATGGAACATGCACGAAGCTTATACTTACGTGCGACCTCAAGAAAATGGATACGGAGTTTTTATCTCAGGTCCATCAAAAACAGCAGACATCGAACAGTCTTTGGTAAAAGGAGCTCACGGAGCGAAGTCATTGACTGTTTTTATACAGAAATAA
- a CDS encoding helix-turn-helix domain-containing protein: protein MERKKKLLDQFAKAHKFDGLPPLANKILGVFYLSDEKYLSFETLTEFLDSSKGAVSKMLKILIAVRRVNFIQDPTSKRKRLFYLDSKGAEEYVNLVVEGLMEQRSLMLQLSAYRTSESDKEIDDLIERTLAFNQQIVTALQKNNKKYYKK from the coding sequence ATGGAACGTAAGAAAAAATTACTTGATCAATTTGCGAAAGCTCATAAATTCGACGGTTTGCCACCACTAGCAAATAAAATATTAGGTGTATTTTATTTGTCTGATGAAAAATACCTTTCTTTTGAGACGTTGACAGAATTCTTAGATTCATCAAAAGGGGCGGTAAGTAAAATGTTGAAAATATTGATTGCAGTCAGACGAGTTAATTTTATCCAGGATCCAACCTCCAAACGAAAAAGATTATTCTATTTGGATTCAAAAGGTGCAGAAGAATATGTAAACCTTGTTGTAGAGGGACTAATGGAACAAAGATCCCTTATGCTACAATTGAGTGCGTACAGAACTTCTGAAAGTGATAAAGAAATCGACGATCTTATTGAAAGAACGTTAGCGTTTAATCAGCAAATCGTTACAGCTTTACAGAAAAACAACAAAAAGTATTACAAAAAGTAA
- a CDS encoding L-fucose isomerase — protein MILNKSNLPKIGIRPTIDGRLGGVRESLEEQTMEMARTVKTFLEENLKYPTGEAVECVIADSTIGRVKEAADCAEKFVKENVGLSITVTPCWCYGSETIDMTPHIPKAIWGFNGTERPGAVYLAAALAGHSQKGVPAFSIYSHEVQEAGDKSIPQDVQEKLLKFSKSGLAVATMKGKSYLSIGSVSMGIAGSIVDENFFQEFLGMRNEYVDMSEVSRRIEENIFDQAEYEKALAWTKENCVEGVDLNTEDVQRTPQEKDKIWEQVVKMTLICKDLMCGNPELAKAGFGEEALGHNAIAAGFQGQRQWTDFKPNGDFMEAILNSSFDWNGIRNPYMMATENDALNAVSMLFGYLLTNQAQVFCDVRTFWSADSVERVTGERLEGLAENGIIHLINSGSATLDGTGQQSDADGNPVMKPFWDITEEEKEKCLQNTQWPAAIHEYFRGGGYSSQFLTKGGMPVTMARINNIKGVGPVLQLAEGWSVDLPSHVHKALDQRTNETWPTTWFVPRLTGEGAFKDVYSVMANWGANHGAFSFGHYGEELITLASMLRIPVCMHNVDTDKIFRPSSWAGHGMDAEGADYRACSNYGPLYK, from the coding sequence ATGATATTGAATAAATCAAACTTGCCTAAAATTGGTATTAGACCAACTATTGACGGAAGACTAGGAGGCGTAAGAGAAAGCCTTGAAGAGCAAACGATGGAAATGGCAAGAACGGTAAAAACGTTCTTGGAAGAAAACTTAAAATACCCAACAGGGGAGGCAGTAGAATGTGTAATTGCTGACTCTACTATTGGACGTGTAAAAGAAGCAGCAGACTGTGCTGAGAAATTTGTAAAAGAAAATGTTGGATTGTCAATTACGGTAACTCCTTGTTGGTGTTATGGTAGCGAGACGATCGACATGACTCCTCATATTCCTAAAGCGATTTGGGGTTTTAACGGAACGGAAAGACCAGGTGCTGTATATTTAGCAGCAGCTTTGGCAGGGCATTCTCAAAAAGGAGTTCCGGCATTTAGTATCTACTCTCATGAGGTACAAGAAGCAGGAGATAAGTCCATCCCTCAAGATGTCCAAGAGAAATTATTGAAATTTTCTAAGTCAGGTTTAGCCGTGGCAACAATGAAAGGTAAGTCGTACTTATCTATTGGTTCGGTGTCAATGGGTATAGCTGGATCCATCGTAGACGAGAACTTTTTCCAAGAGTTCTTGGGCATGAGAAACGAATATGTAGATATGTCTGAAGTATCTAGACGTATCGAAGAAAATATCTTTGATCAAGCTGAGTATGAAAAAGCTTTAGCTTGGACAAAAGAAAATTGTGTGGAGGGAGTGGATTTGAACACTGAAGATGTGCAAAGAACTCCTCAAGAAAAAGATAAAATTTGGGAACAAGTAGTAAAAATGACATTGATCTGTAAAGATTTAATGTGCGGTAACCCAGAATTAGCAAAAGCTGGTTTTGGTGAAGAAGCACTGGGTCATAATGCCATTGCTGCTGGTTTCCAAGGTCAAAGACAATGGACCGATTTTAAGCCTAATGGCGATTTCATGGAAGCGATTTTGAACTCATCATTTGATTGGAACGGAATCCGTAATCCATACATGATGGCGACAGAGAATGACGCTTTAAATGCGGTATCTATGTTGTTTGGTTACCTATTGACAAATCAAGCACAAGTATTCTGTGATGTAAGAACATTCTGGTCAGCGGATTCAGTAGAAAGAGTAACTGGTGAGCGTTTAGAAGGTTTAGCTGAAAACGGTATTATTCACTTAATCAACTCTGGATCGGCTACCTTAGACGGTACAGGTCAACAATCTGATGCAGACGGCAATCCTGTTATGAAACCATTCTGGGATATCACTGAAGAAGAAAAAGAAAAGTGTCTTCAAAATACGCAATGGCCTGCGGCAATTCACGAATACTTTAGAGGTGGTGGATACTCGTCTCAGTTCTTGACAAAAGGTGGTATGCCTGTAACTATGGCTAGAATCAACAACATCAAAGGGGTTGGCCCAGTACTTCAGTTAGCTGAAGGATGGAGTGTTGATTTACCAAGTCATGTACATAAAGCATTAGACCAAAGAACTAACGAAACATGGCCTACCACTTGGTTCGTTCCAAGATTAACAGGTGAAGGAGCGTTTAAAGATGTGTATTCTGTGATGGCCAATTGGGGAGCAAATCATGGTGCATTCTCATTCGGTCACTACGGAGAGGAATTAATTACTTTGGCTTCAATGCTAAGAATTCCAGTGTGTATGCACAACGTAGATACAGATAAGATTTTCAGACCTAGTTCATGGGCAGGTCATGGCATGGATGCAGAAGGAGCAGACTACCGTGCATGTTCGAACTACGGACCTTTATATAAGTAA
- the fucP gene encoding L-fucose:H+ symporter permease translates to MNNPAIEHNNSVTTEIEDKKKDTVVEKRYLLPFILISSLFALWGFANDITNPMVSAFETVMEISTFKAAFVQMAFYSGYFTMALPAAVLIKKYSYKKVIMIGLGLYAVGCLLFIPAAQYQVFAFFLVSLYIITFGLAFLETTANPLIMSLGSKETATRRLNFAQSFNPIGSITGMFVAQQFILSSLHSAEKAADGSLIYETLSAVDKEGIRLHDLMVIRDPYAMLGIVVILMFIIIAVTKIPQNTKIGQKVDFGAIFSRLSQNKEYREGVIAQVFYVGAQIMCWTFIIQYAENIGYSKADAQALNIVAMITFLCCRWVATFMMKYIKPSLLLTIFACGGISTISITILVGGDIGLYALVATSAFMSLMFPTIYGIALDKVGEDSEFGAAGLVMAIVGGALMPPLQGKMIDQDFIFGLPGVNFSFILPLICFIVIAIFGYRRFATK, encoded by the coding sequence ATGAACAATCCAGCAATAGAACATAATAATTCGGTTACGACCGAAATAGAAGATAAAAAGAAAGATACTGTGGTGGAGAAGAGGTATTTATTGCCTTTCATCCTGATCTCCAGCCTTTTTGCATTGTGGGGTTTTGCCAATGATATTACCAACCCTATGGTTTCGGCCTTTGAAACGGTAATGGAGATTTCAACTTTTAAGGCGGCCTTTGTACAAATGGCTTTTTATAGTGGATATTTTACAATGGCTTTACCGGCTGCTGTCTTAATCAAAAAGTACTCTTATAAGAAAGTGATTATGATAGGGTTAGGCTTGTATGCTGTCGGTTGTCTATTATTTATTCCAGCAGCCCAATATCAAGTTTTTGCTTTCTTCTTAGTATCTCTTTATATCATCACTTTTGGATTAGCATTTTTAGAAACGACAGCAAACCCTTTGATTATGTCTTTGGGTTCTAAAGAAACAGCTACAAGAAGATTAAATTTTGCACAATCATTCAATCCAATTGGATCTATTACAGGGATGTTTGTAGCACAACAATTTATCTTGTCGAGCCTGCATTCTGCCGAGAAAGCTGCGGATGGATCATTAATTTATGAAACCTTATCTGCAGTTGATAAAGAGGGCATTAGATTGCATGATTTAATGGTGATCCGTGACCCATATGCAATGCTGGGAATAGTGGTCATTTTAATGTTTATTATCATTGCTGTGACTAAAATACCCCAGAATACTAAAATTGGTCAAAAAGTGGATTTTGGTGCAATTTTTTCTAGATTAAGCCAAAACAAAGAGTATAGAGAAGGTGTAATTGCACAGGTATTTTATGTAGGTGCACAAATAATGTGTTGGACATTTATTATCCAATACGCTGAAAATATTGGTTATTCTAAAGCAGATGCTCAGGCCTTAAATATTGTGGCGATGATAACATTCTTATGTTGTCGTTGGGTCGCAACATTTATGATGAAATATATCAAGCCATCCTTATTATTAACCATTTTTGCTTGCGGTGGTATTTCTACCATTTCAATTACAATTTTGGTCGGTGGAGATATAGGTTTGTATGCATTAGTAGCTACCTCTGCATTCATGTCGCTTATGTTCCCTACCATCTACGGTATCGCCTTAGATAAAGTGGGTGAGGATAGTGAGTTTGGTGCAGCAGGTTTGGTCATGGCGATTGTAGGAGGGGCGTTAATGCCTCCACTACAAGGTAAAATGATTGATCAGGACTTCATTTTTGGTCTACCGGGAGTGAACTTCTCCTTTATTTTACCACTCATCTGCTTTATAGTGATCGCTATCTTCGGTTACAGAAGATTCGCAACGAAATAA
- the fucK gene encoding L-fuculokinase, giving the protein MEKDLALVLDCGATNIRTIVLNKQGEVVAKFAINSTSRPDPLNEEYTIWDIDEMMDKLSFCSKKVVESIDPNRIASIGISTFGVDGAFVNETGELLSPVISWKCQRTIPILENIDKYFSSEELLIKTGVGAFSFNTINKLIWYKENQKETIDQAKHWLFISSLIGYKLTNEFYTDHTMAGTSQLCNLQTQDFDVEILEKLELDRSLFPTMKYAGEEVGKLNGKAAAMLGLPVNIPVKSIGHDTQFALFGAGVDLKNAVLSSGTWEILMVQASEVNLKADLAQHGITVEFDPAKGKYNIGLQWMASANIEWVKNTFFKDIPLDEVYEVMIKEALKSEVEEDFYVPKLQPNQKIHLTNLDLLNNRGDIFNSCMRSLSQQLKKAIDILEEVSNFKIDQITVVGGGARNAHWNQHKANATDLKVKTIQEKETTVLGASFFLFDESSEEIRSKYAYNFTEFIPSNELEVV; this is encoded by the coding sequence ATGGAAAAAGACTTGGCATTAGTTCTTGACTGTGGTGCAACCAACATCAGAACAATTGTATTAAACAAACAGGGTGAAGTAGTCGCAAAGTTTGCCATCAATAGTACTTCAAGACCTGATCCTTTAAATGAGGAATATACTATTTGGGATATCGATGAAATGATGGACAAATTGAGTTTTTGTTCAAAGAAAGTCGTAGAAAGTATTGATCCAAATAGAATAGCAAGTATTGGTATCAGTACGTTTGGGGTGGATGGAGCTTTTGTGAATGAGACTGGCGAGTTGCTTAGTCCTGTCATCTCTTGGAAATGCCAAAGAACAATTCCAATTCTTGAAAATATCGATAAGTACTTTTCTTCTGAAGAGTTATTGATAAAAACAGGAGTAGGTGCATTCAGCTTCAATACCATCAATAAATTGATATGGTATAAAGAAAATCAAAAAGAAACCATTGATCAGGCGAAACATTGGCTATTTATTTCTTCATTAATCGGCTATAAATTAACCAATGAGTTCTATACTGATCATACTATGGCAGGGACTTCCCAGCTTTGTAATCTTCAAACCCAAGATTTTGATGTTGAGATTTTAGAAAAGCTTGAATTGGATAGATCTCTTTTCCCTACAATGAAATATGCGGGAGAGGAAGTAGGGAAACTAAATGGTAAAGCCGCAGCAATGTTAGGTTTACCAGTAAATATTCCTGTAAAAAGTATAGGTCATGATACTCAATTTGCTTTATTCGGAGCAGGTGTAGATCTTAAAAATGCAGTATTAAGTTCTGGTACTTGGGAGATTTTGATGGTTCAAGCATCAGAAGTTAATTTAAAGGCAGATCTTGCACAACACGGTATAACCGTAGAATTTGATCCTGCAAAAGGAAAATACAATATCGGTTTACAATGGATGGCTTCAGCAAATATTGAATGGGTAAAAAATACTTTCTTTAAAGATATTCCATTAGATGAGGTCTATGAAGTGATGATCAAGGAAGCATTAAAATCGGAAGTGGAAGAAGATTTTTATGTACCGAAACTTCAACCAAATCAGAAGATTCACCTTACTAATCTTGATCTATTAAATAATAGAGGTGATATTTTCAATTCTTGTATGAGAAGTCTATCTCAACAACTCAAAAAAGCAATTGATATTCTGGAAGAAGTAAGTAATTTCAAGATAGATCAAATTACCGTTGTGGGTGGTGGAGCAAGAAATGCACATTGGAATCAACATAAAGCCAATGCAACAGATCTAAAAGTAAAAACAATCCAAGAAAAGGAAACAACAGTTTTAGGAGCATCCTTCTTCTTGTTTGATGAATCATCAGAAGAGATTAGAAGTAAGTATGCATATAATTTCACAGAATTTATTCCTTCTAATGAATTAGAAGTCGTCTAA
- a CDS encoding DUF6786 family protein: MKYYFFTLIMAFSLITGCDEKHQIKEGTFEYDIDFLKQHQETIVLTNNDGKSRVAVVPAYQGRIMTSSSSGEKGNSYGWLNYEAIASDKLEEKINVYGGEDRFWMGPEGGQYSIFFKNGDDFTFDKWQTPKQIDIEGFDIVSQSESSASFQKEMKLENYHGFPFHIQVNRAVNVFDQKTVEGNLGIDLHQLQLDYVGIESVNEIKNIGNQPWSKDTGLLSIWILGMLKPSDQTKMMVTYKGAPEYKSYFGDIPSDNIAVKNDMILLKADGKHRTKIGLAPENTNPLIGSYDTEKKILTVCQFTFGEDKEYVNSLWEHQETPYQGDVVNVYNDGPLEDGGQLGPFYELESSSPAKELGINESVKHSHITYHFEGDEADLNSLCQQLFKVQLSDISI, translated from the coding sequence ATGAAATATTATTTTTTTACACTTATCATGGCATTTTCATTAATAACAGGATGTGATGAAAAACATCAAATAAAAGAAGGAACTTTTGAGTACGATATCGATTTTTTGAAGCAACATCAAGAAACCATTGTACTGACGAATAATGATGGAAAAAGTAGAGTAGCTGTTGTACCTGCTTACCAAGGAAGAATTATGACAAGTAGTTCTTCAGGTGAAAAAGGGAACAGCTATGGATGGTTAAATTATGAGGCCATCGCATCAGATAAATTAGAAGAAAAAATTAATGTTTACGGAGGTGAAGACCGCTTTTGGATGGGTCCAGAAGGCGGACAGTATTCTATTTTTTTTAAGAATGGAGATGACTTCACTTTCGATAAATGGCAAACGCCTAAACAAATAGATATAGAGGGGTTTGATATTGTTAGCCAATCCGAATCAAGTGCTTCTTTTCAGAAAGAGATGAAATTAGAAAACTACCATGGTTTTCCATTTCATATTCAAGTAAACAGAGCAGTAAATGTATTTGATCAGAAAACAGTAGAAGGAAACTTAGGTATCGATTTACATCAATTACAATTAGATTATGTAGGGATAGAATCGGTAAATGAAATTAAGAATATCGGAAATCAACCTTGGTCGAAAGATACGGGTCTTTTATCCATTTGGATTTTAGGAATGTTGAAGCCTTCTGATCAAACAAAAATGATGGTGACCTACAAAGGAGCTCCGGAATATAAAAGCTATTTCGGTGATATTCCATCAGACAATATTGCAGTAAAGAACGACATGATCTTACTGAAAGCCGATGGGAAACACAGAACGAAGATTGGTTTGGCTCCTGAAAATACAAATCCATTGATTGGTAGTTACGATACAGAGAAGAAAATTCTGACGGTTTGCCAATTCACTTTTGGAGAAGATAAGGAGTATGTCAATTCACTTTGGGAACATCAAGAAACGCCTTATCAAGGAGATGTAGTAAATGTCTATAACGATGGGCCATTGGAAGATGGTGGTCAGTTAGGTCCTTTTTATGAGTTGGAATCATCATCACCTGCTAAGGAATTGGGGATAAACGAATCGGTAAAACATTCCCATATCACGTATCATTTTGAAGGTGATGAAGCAGATTTAAACTCCTTATGTCAACAACTATTCAAAGTACAACTAAGTGATATCAGCATTTAA
- a CDS encoding TolC family protein — MKNILLIGFILFYSSILLGQERFKVGILAEVKSLKSDSLGVKLRSEILSLLDHKYEVEFANVLFNTYNTDLAKSQYDSLVDQKCDVIVAFGPTNALMFYEEYIDFTVPTILAGFVNQDFVEIPNQAKTSGVDNFTYFVTPFSITNDVESFSSLYDYQKLGVVVDDYLLEAFPVKEKLDEILTDKDYSLITIQKDTKTLEIPTDVDAVYFNSTSQLSEEDFENVIKETNRLKLPSLSGYGISDLELGVMATNQPNINFDQIFRRIALTIEAITLGQNLADLPVEINYENGLTVNLEVAEYVGITFKNSELVKYNFMQSNFKNDDHSYSLKSLMSMMLHQNLRLESERKSIDIKDQEVRLSKSNYLPEVGVNAAGNYVNAEMAELSFGQNPEYNAIGNVQLKQTIYSADASANIKISKLTLEAQKEDFNALELDQVLEVGMAYYNTLIYEANKSIQLKNLQLTKENLKLSEENLALGVGGKSDVLRFQSQLAQNTQGMIEAKNTVAQSHLMLNKLLNLPMEERLILEDSLLLGAQNNNKEYEDLMLLLDQPKDRFLLTEFFIEEAIVNSPELSSLQYNKESVERNYKLNKNGRFIPTVALQGQYNQFLLREGAGVNMPAGFPSVPLNNYNVGLNVSIPIFQQNTRNIKQQKSKIQMDQLAVQKNDYEQNIEKLVHEYIIALINEMTNIEISKANKVVAEENLKISQSEYANGIIPVIQLIDAQNNLLENELAFTTAQYNYFIVSLQIQRAIGYYFLLNSEENNQAFFTRAEQFISNN, encoded by the coding sequence ATGAAAAATATCTTACTAATTGGTTTTATTCTCTTTTATAGCTCTATCCTTTTAGGACAGGAGAGGTTCAAAGTTGGTATTTTAGCCGAAGTAAAATCGTTAAAATCAGATTCTTTGGGTGTTAAACTAAGATCTGAGATTCTATCTTTATTAGATCATAAATACGAAGTGGAATTCGCAAATGTGCTTTTTAATACATATAATACAGACTTAGCGAAGTCACAGTATGATAGTCTAGTAGATCAAAAATGTGATGTAATTGTTGCATTTGGACCAACAAACGCATTAATGTTCTACGAAGAATACATCGATTTTACAGTTCCAACAATTTTAGCAGGTTTTGTGAATCAGGACTTCGTTGAAATTCCAAACCAAGCGAAAACTTCTGGTGTAGATAACTTTACTTATTTCGTTACTCCCTTTTCAATTACTAACGATGTCGAATCATTCTCCTCGTTATATGATTATCAAAAATTAGGTGTTGTGGTAGATGATTATCTTTTAGAAGCCTTCCCTGTGAAGGAAAAGTTGGATGAAATCTTAACAGATAAGGATTATTCGTTAATCACAATACAGAAAGACACAAAAACTTTAGAAATTCCTACTGATGTAGATGCAGTTTATTTCAACAGCACATCTCAATTATCGGAAGAAGATTTCGAAAATGTCATCAAAGAGACGAACCGTTTGAAGTTACCTTCTTTATCTGGTTACGGTATTAGCGATCTTGAATTAGGAGTGATGGCCACAAATCAACCAAACATCAATTTCGATCAGATCTTTAGAAGAATTGCTTTAACTATAGAAGCAATAACATTGGGTCAAAATTTAGCTGACCTTCCAGTAGAAATCAATTATGAAAATGGGTTGACTGTCAATCTAGAAGTGGCTGAATATGTAGGTATTACTTTTAAGAACAGCGAGTTAGTGAAATACAATTTCATGCAGTCGAATTTTAAAAACGACGATCACAGTTACTCTTTAAAAAGTTTGATGAGCATGATGTTACATCAGAACTTAAGATTGGAATCGGAAAGAAAATCGATCGATATTAAAGACCAAGAGGTGAGGTTATCTAAATCAAATTATCTTCCTGAAGTGGGTGTGAATGCTGCCGGTAACTATGTAAATGCAGAAATGGCAGAGTTGTCTTTCGGACAAAATCCAGAGTATAACGCTATTGGTAATGTGCAATTAAAACAAACAATTTATTCGGCAGATGCATCGGCCAACATCAAAATATCGAAGTTGACTTTAGAAGCACAAAAAGAAGACTTTAATGCTTTGGAGTTGGATCAAGTACTGGAAGTTGGTATGGCTTATTACAATACGTTGATCTACGAAGCCAACAAAAGCATTCAACTTAAAAACCTTCAGTTAACGAAGGAAAACTTAAAACTGTCGGAAGAAAATTTAGCATTGGGTGTAGGAGGAAAATCAGATGTATTGAGATTCCAAAGTCAGTTAGCCCAAAACACTCAAGGAATGATTGAAGCAAAAAATACAGTTGCCCAATCACATTTGATGTTGAATAAATTACTGAACTTACCCATGGAGGAGCGTTTAATTTTGGAAGATAGCTTACTCTTAGGAGCTCAAAATAACAATAAAGAATACGAGGATTTGATGTTGCTTTTAGATCAACCCAAAGATCGTTTTCTACTTACAGAATTCTTTATCGAAGAAGCCATTGTAAACTCACCTGAACTTTCTAGTTTACAGTACAACAAAGAATCGGTTGAACGTAATTATAAGTTAAATAAAAATGGACGTTTTATTCCAACTGTCGCTTTACAAGGACAATACAATCAGTTTTTGTTAAGAGAAGGAGCAGGGGTAAATATGCCGGCAGGCTTCCCAAGTGTTCCGCTAAATAATTACAATGTTGGTTTGAATGTTTCGATTCCGATTTTCCAACAAAATACGAGAAACATCAAACAACAGAAGTCGAAAATTCAGATGGATCAGTTAGCGGTTCAGAAGAATGACTATGAGCAAAATATCGAGAAGTTGGTACATGAATACATCATTGCTTTGATCAATGAAATGACCAACATCGAAATCTCTAAAGCCAATAAAGTAGTGGCAGAAGAGAACTTGAAAATCTCTCAAAGTGAATACGCTAACGGTATTATTCCAGTCATCCAACTGATTGATGCACAGAATAATTTGTTAGAAAATGAGCTAGCTTTTACAACTGCTCAGTACAATTACTTTATCGTATCACTTCAAATTCAACGTGCGATCGGTTACTACTTCTTATTGAACTCAGAAGAAAACAATCAAGCCTTTTTCACTCGTGCAGAACAATTCATCTCAAATAATTAA
- a CDS encoding GntR family transcriptional regulator produces the protein MIEQLSTIFKEEGKHNAPKYIQLSNTFKALIRLGVLKAEDRMPSFNELIVDLDVSKDTIEKAYKILKEEHYIVSVRGKGTFVMNSPELGKIKVLLIFNKMSVSKKKLYESFTKTSEDHIETNLLLHDGNLSHLEKIIQEQKNNYHYFVIIPIFKKVSDQEVQKVLKLIPSNQLLLLGRAESNLSEEIPSVYEDFSEDIFNTLQQNIKPIVQFDQLHLVIAKDSSRSLQDIWSGFVRFCLHFNLSYKVSSNFNEGDIENNTLYIVTIDEDLANIIKDCRTNNWQLGKDIGLISYNDSPLKEILEGGITIITSSFKDMGKIAASQIINKKLESVKVPFVMKRRASL, from the coding sequence ATGATCGAACAATTATCGACGATTTTTAAAGAAGAAGGTAAACACAATGCTCCCAAATACATTCAACTCAGTAATACTTTTAAGGCCCTAATTCGCTTAGGAGTGTTAAAGGCTGAAGATCGAATGCCTTCTTTTAATGAATTGATCGTTGATCTTGATGTTTCCAAAGACACGATTGAAAAAGCATATAAGATTTTAAAAGAAGAACATTATATCGTAAGTGTCAGAGGCAAAGGTACTTTTGTGATGAACAGCCCAGAATTAGGGAAAATAAAAGTGCTTTTGATTTTTAATAAGATGAGTGTTTCAAAAAAGAAGTTGTACGAATCTTTCACAAAAACATCAGAAGATCATATTGAAACCAATCTCCTTTTACACGACGGGAATTTATCGCATTTAGAAAAGATCATTCAAGAACAGAAGAACAATTACCACTACTTCGTGATCATTCCTATTTTCAAAAAAGTCTCCGATCAGGAAGTACAAAAAGTATTAAAATTAATACCATCCAATCAGTTACTTTTATTGGGTAGGGCAGAAAGTAATTTAAGTGAAGAAATTCCGAGTGTTTACGAAGATTTTTCTGAAGATATATTCAATACACTTCAACAAAATATAAAACCTATTGTACAATTTGATCAATTGCATTTAGTAATTGCAAAAGATAGTTCACGATCGCTACAAGATATTTGGTCAGGTTTTGTAAGATTCTGTTTGCATTTTAATTTGAGTTATAAAGTGAGCTCAAATTTTAATGAAGGAGATATTGAAAACAATACTTTATATATCGTAACTATTGATGAAGATCTCGCTAATATCATCAAAGATTGTCGAACGAATAATTGGCAATTAGGAAAAGATATTGGGTTGATTTCTTATAACGATTCTCCATTAAAAGAAATTTTGGAAGGAGGAATTACCATCATCACCTCTTCGTTTAAAGATATGGGGAAAATTGCTGCTTCTCAGATCATCAACAAAAAATTGGAGAGTGTAAAAGTGCCATTTGTGATGAAAAGGAGAGCTTCTTTATAA